The following is a genomic window from Sulfuricella sp..
CCCCGCCATTTTCTGGTGGCTCACCCCATGAGCTTGACATGCCGAATGATGTGAACATCACGAACTCTTTTCGTGGCCCCATCGACACAGAAAAAAGGAAATCGGCATGGACAGGCACAATCAACTGGAACTGATGCTGGCAATCCGTCGCATCTGTCACAAGGCAGTGGCTGAGGGAAAGACTCACATGCGAAAGGCGACGTTACGCAAAATGGAGGCGCAAATCAATCAGATGAAGAAGCTGCACGGCCAGAATCTGGCCCGTCCCCTGATGCGCTGACCGGGCACACTGGTTCAGGCCTTTTCCTCGATTCTGGTGGTGATATCGCCATGGCGGCGATTGCTGCTCCGGCGCTCCTCCGGTGCCCGTGTGTCATACCGGCTCGCGCCAGCATGCCGGATGCGGCGCGAGAAGGCGCGACGCTCGCTTCCGCGACGCCGCTCCTCCGCCGGAACAGGTGCTTCAGGAATGGCCTTTTCTGCCTGTTTGACCGGGCGGTGACGGGGAAACACCAGTGCGGTCAGGCTACGCTCGCCGACAATCCGGGCCGCACGCAGGTAGTTAACGGGTTTAACCTCTACCTCATCCACGAATGTAGCCGGCAGAGGCGTAATACTGGGTGTATTGCGCATCAGATAATTCCTGTCAAACCAGCCATCACAACAGGCCAGCCGCTACCGCCATGGCCGGCGAAGGAAACCAGGAAAAATATTTTCATGCAGGTTTGAGTCGAAATCCAGACAATAATTCACTCTGAATCGCGCCTTTCTGGCTGGCTTGCCTCGCCCGGCATGGGAATGATGTCGATTTTGGCTTGTTTCAGGTAGCGGACAAGAATCTTGTAAACATCGATATCAAATGCCGGGCGCACCCCCGGCACATGCGGGAAGGCCTGTGACGGCTTGAGCGGTCCGAGATAGGCCCAGCGGTCGATCAGGTGAATCTCCGTCATGCCTCCCCAGTTCGCTGTCTCACGAATCCCCACCGCCCCCGGGAACGGCCACGGCTCAAGTTTCATGCGGGCCAGCGCCCCCATGAGGCGAATGTCATGCTGGCCGGGCGCCTCCTTGCCAATGCACAGCCCTTTGCATTGCGAGAGCGAATAGGCCGAACATTTGCCCTGAAGTGAATGTTCGAGCCCTAACTGGACCAGACACAAGCGATGCGCGGCAGCGATTTCGCGCAGGGCATCGATGGCTTTTCTTTTCGTGGGAAACAGTCCGTAAAGTCCGGGCTCGGCGCCAAAATCCAGCTCCCGGGCATACACCAGCCTTACGCTCATTCCGCCATTTTCTGCCGGCTCCAGCTTCCAGGCACACAGTTCATTGCCGTCCTTCCTGCGTGGATTATGTACCGGCTGGAGAACCTTGAGCAGGCGCAATTCCGTCAACTGCGCCCCCAGTTCGCCCGCTGTTTCAATCCAGCCGATACGACGTATCTGCTCTGCAAGCAACACGTCTCGCTGATGTTTGCGGTCCGCGGCAAAATGCGCCAGTGCGCTGCGGCGGACATTGCTGCTTTTGCCGATATAAAGCGGCGCATCATTCTCGCCGTAGAACAGGTACACGCCATGGGCTTCCGGCAGGTCTTCCGCCGTCGCGGCATCCAGCCCCGGCGGCAGGCAGACCGGTTTCAGCAGTTCTTGCAAGGCATTGTGAATGGCTTCGGGCGGCAAATCCGCATGAATTTTTCTCCAGAAGGCGTGAATCGCCTGCGCATCGGCCAGCGCGCGATGGCGCGAAGTCACCGGCAACTGATGGCGCTCGACCAGCGCATCCAGATTGTGCTTGTGGTGTTGCGGAAAAAGCTTGCGCGAAAGCTTGACCGTACACA
Proteins encoded in this region:
- a CDS encoding exonuclease domain-containing protein, with translation MTNPPQQPLVFVDLETTGANTSGDRITEIGIVEISEHGVSEWSTLVNPQAPIPPFIQHLTGISNEMVSTAPSFAEIAGTLLARLRGRLFIAHNVRFDYGFLRSEFKRAGMDFRADVLCTVKLSRKLFPQHHKHNLDALVERHQLPVTSRHRALADAQAIHAFWRKIHADLPPEAIHNALQELLKPVCLPPGLDAATAEDLPEAHGVYLFYGENDAPLYIGKSSNVRRSALAHFAADRKHQRDVLLAEQIRRIGWIETAGELGAQLTELRLLKVLQPVHNPRRKDGNELCAWKLEPAENGGMSVRLVYARELDFGAEPGLYGLFPTKRKAIDALREIAAAHRLCLVQLGLEHSLQGKCSAYSLSQCKGLCIGKEAPGQHDIRLMGALARMKLEPWPFPGAVGIRETANWGGMTEIHLIDRWAYLGPLKPSQAFPHVPGVRPAFDIDVYKILVRYLKQAKIDIIPMPGEASQPERRDSE